The Carassius auratus strain Wakin unplaced genomic scaffold, ASM336829v1 scaf_tig00216425, whole genome shotgun sequence genome segment CTGATTAAAATAAGATGAATTACTGATATTTTTTGTTTGGCAGGCTGTAAGAGTACGAAACAAATAGCCAGTTAAATCCAGTTATTTTATTCCCCATTTACTTTACCTTCTGCTGAATGTTTCAGTGCACAGATGAATTTAGCACTGGACATttgataccttttttttttagtaattgtattttttttgtcattatatgTCATATTGCATGATGATATTGTATTTTACCTTCATGCTACTCTCAGAATCTCAATTAGCATAATCCACAGTGTGTCTATTTCAACAATCTCTTGTGCATAATTTGAATGAGGTGGAAGATATGGAGGTGTTACATGTAAATATGGTTCTTGTAGCCCACGCGTCTCTTATTCTCTTCACCTTTAGCCCCATCCGACCGGATCCCTCCCATCATCCGCCAAGGACCAGCCAACCAGACACTCGCACCGGGCACTATGGCCCAATTGCAGTGCCACGTGATGGGCAACCCTCTTCCGAGCATCCAATGGGAGCGCGATGGCCAGAGAATCCTGGGCAACGACGAGCGCATTAGCCTAATGGAAAACGGCACTTTACAAATCACAGCCCTGCAGGTACTTCAGTCAAGATAGTGTTCAAGTGTGCTCACGAGGgtctttttttttagcatctatggcttttattttgtaaaatgctaATACCCTGGggatattaacatatatattttttctccccAAATCGAGCCCTCTTCAGTGCATGTCCCATCACAGGCATCTCTTTTCGTTGACAGACACCATATGCTATCATGCAATATTCCATATGAGCATATTCCACTTGTCATGCATTTTCAGACACGCTGATGTGACGTTTAGACACAGACGATTTCTGTAAAATGCCACTGCCCCTATCCGATCAATGGCGGGGGCATAAAACGCACAATCGAGTTTACAGCAAACAGGCAGTCTTAATTAGCAGATCGATTTTAATACTTGCTCCGTGGACGGTTTCGGGGTGACCCAGCCGCTCATGCAAGAGTTGTGCACGGCGATAAAACCGGTAATTATGATTGTAATGGGAGTGTGTGCCGTCGTTAGTGTTAGCCTAATGAAATCCATTCCTCAAGGCCTCTGGGGTGTGTGCGATTGCAGGTTTCACCTGAGGTCGTGGCACTGCCGTGAACAGACCCGATGTGTTAATTGATTGTGCCCGGGAATGATTAACAGTCACTCATGCCTTAATTAAATGCTCATTCTGGGATATAGAAAGGTGGGGAGGCTAGCAATCTTTATGTGCTACTCTCAGCAACCTTGTACCCTCTGCAATGTTTGCATCACATTAAACGTGTCCTTGATAATCAGTGCAGTGTCTTTACAGACAGCTCAAGCCAAAATTTTGTGTGAATTGAAGTAGCAGCCTCATTTATCAGTGAGAATTTAAGCTTTTGTGTTGAGTTGTGTTTATTTGGCTtgttaaatgttgcatgctttgTTCAGATGGGCATCTTTGGCTCTGGTGTTGGCCCTGTCCTGTCTGGTCTGGTGCCTTCGTTGGCCCCCTTTAGTCCACGATTACCCCGGCATGATGGGAGAGCACAAGGGGGCATGGAGACTGGGGTTTGCACAGATGGTAGCATGCAagtgtgtgagggaagggagagAGTAAGGGAAAGCGCTGTGAAAAGGTGCCATTATACCGGGAGAATCGCCAGAAACTGTCGGCTCTCGACTGTGCCAGGGGAGTGGGGgaaaagaaatgtgaaaaagaatgagtgtgtgtctgttgGACAGAGAGAAATTAATAGcttggaatagttcaccccaaaattcgtTCATTATTTATTCTCCTGcacattgttccaaacctctgttttttgttgtaaaaggagattttattttgaagagTATTCTGGGCCAGTATTTTTAGTTTAATGAAAAGTCAATGAAGATGGGACTgtctaaaatgacaaaagcaaaagCATATCATATTACTTTTGCACAATATTTCAAGACTTCTGAACCCATATGATAGCTTTGTCTGAGGAACAGGccagtgtttttttatgtatattatttatatgctatttagtatttattcatattttatattagcttttatttgatttgatgtaTTTAGGGGGGGGGGTTTTTCTCTtcagtttttactttaaaaaaatatttaattcaaatatttatatatttatatcaactttgttttaaaacattttaatacatttgggTTTTAGTTAAAATTTGCTCTTGTCACCTTTATAGGAGTTCATGAAAGTAGTGGTGTCTAATAcatgacaaataattattttgactccaatcttttcaatgaatcaaatCATTTAGTTCACAATTCACAAAATGTGTAATTGAATCAACTTATATTGAATCATCCTATTCATTCAAAGATCCgactcaaaataatatttggttctCTAgttgaactgactcaaataactGATTGAAGTGCCCACTTCAGAGAAAAATGATCAGGTAACTTATTTCAGTCTGTTGTGTGACTTGAAATAGAACACAATTCATGGTTCTTTTGAGTTCTTTTTGAACTTGAAAGCCTCAGTTCCAAATCATAGTAATTGCACAGAAAAGAGCAACCAgcacgttcttcaaaatatcatattttgtgttccacagaagaaagacagtcattcaggtttggaatgacatgggggcgAGTAAACAATGTCAGAAGTTTAATTAAAAgttgagctatccctttaaataagtaGAGGAAGCGGATGCATATTATCTAAATATTTATCTCCCTATTTCCTTTTCCACTCATGCATTTTtaagtgtgtgtttagcgctgagcCCAGAGCTGCCATCTATGATTAATCAGTCGATGCCCAGTTGCTTACCTCTTTGAGCTCTTCCAGTGTTCCACCAATGACTAGCCAGCACAGCAGAGGTCTAACCAATCAGGTTATCCACTAAAAGAGGAAAAGGTCACAGAGAAAACTGTTTGTACACCTTGtgtttcctcttctcctctccCCAAGGAGAGATTTATAAGTGACCAAAATAACACTCTCAACAACACACTCCTGTACTGCCTGAGGATATAAAGCTACTCTTCAGTACATGGGTTCAGTTTCAGACAAGACTTTTTCTGGCTTTCCTACAAATATCTGCTGTTTACGTCAGCTGCTGTTTAATTCATGCTTGCTAACATGCATCATGCACGTAGAAATGAGATTAAGATGAAACGGACACATCACAAGTAACCGACAGCAATTGGAGGTCATGGTGTGTGGATGTATGTGTGCGTCCTCAGACGTGTCATCGGTGCCCCTGAGCTGTCAGCACTATTAGATCGCTgtcatggagagagagagaaagagaaaagcttTACTACATCTCTCACTGTCGTAAGCGATTTCTGCCTGGCTTCTCCCCTTGGCCCAGTGGTAAAAATTTAATGCCCTTCGCCCTCCCCACCGCTCACCAGATTGTCTTTgtatttcctttttctttctgcACATTCAGTACACCCGTGCTAACTCAGATGATAGACACAAATATGTTAAATCAAACTGACAGATGAAAATTCACTTGGGTTCCCTCAATGGAAAGCTTTTTAAACTTACCAAGACACTAGTATGAAAACAATCTCAAACTCTGATTAAACTGTACAGTGTGGTTTGCTACTTTAAAGTGTTTAATGGGTCAGACAGTTGCGTATTGATTTCTGTTTAATGTTAATTGCATACACGACCActcaaaagtttgaagtcagtaagatttattttttcttatttaatttgaatacatTACATTGATAAAAGGtcacaaataaagacatttataacgtttctatttcaaataaatgctgttcttttgaactgtctattcatcaaagaattataaaaacacaactgttttcaacattgataataaaaaatgtttcttgagcaccagattagcatattagaaatatttctgaaaggtcatgtgacactggtagaaaagactggagtcatgaatgatgaaaataaattatatttaagatatattaaaataaaaatcactatatatatatttaaaaaaacgatTTTATAATTGGTAGTGTATATTAGTGTAGTAATAACGGGGTTTGACTATTAAACTGACAATTGATTTCAATGGAATTTGCTGTTAGCATGTTTCAAACTAATGATGTGCTACTCTAAGCATATAAATACATTATGAACACAAATATTGAATGAAACGCTGTACTATAATTAGACTGAACTATTTCTTACATACTTCTCAGTATTGAATGAATTACACATATTTGTTATAGAAATAAGGAGATTTTCTCAACTCGTCCACCGTCTCGAGTGTATTTTTATGCACGTGTCGCAATGCACTGCGGGGCTTCATTCTTTGTGAAAGATACTGTTTATAGTTTGCCTGTTATAGGAGTAATTATTTTGTCTCTGCGTTAGGTACATTCCTATGATGCTGTAAAAAATATGCCAACATACGAGCTCCCTGGGTTTAATAACAGCGCATTATTTTCTTCCTGTCTCTTACTTCAATAGTAATAGGAAAAAATAACTGTTGATCCTGTATTACTGCAAAATAATAGGCAATTTCGAGGAATTTGTGCTCATTTGTCAAGATTTCCACGCTGCTCCGAGCAGAGTGAGGCAATGCATTGTGCTTGAGTCGATCCATACAAATGCTGACCCTGAGCCTGCTGTTGCTAGGAAACGGACTCCGGGGCCTACACCTGTGTTGCCTCCAGTTTGAGTGGAGAGACGAGCTGGAGTGGTGTACTCACAGTAAAaggtaaaaaacacacacacacaagtgctcCATCATCACCTTTATGTGTCCTTATCCTTGACAAACTGCATCATATCATCTTCAAACTGAGGGAGCCGCTTCCATCGCAAGTTTGCTCAGTAGATGCATGCATCCATTTACTAGAGTAGCGCTGACCTAAGATCAGATTTGTCCTGTTCAATATTGTCTTCTGTTATTATGTCCTATAAATCTAGACTAACATGGAAACAGCAAGAGTTTTCTGATAGATTCTGCAAACAGATCCATAGTTCACAGAATGATAACTTGAACCAGTATTAAGACAGCATGCTTATATTCTGACCTTATCTTTACAGAGAGTGGCGGTCTCTCTGTACCCCCGGTTTCAGAGCCCTACCAGCTGCCCGGTCCACCTCAGAAGCCTGTAGTAACTGATGTGAGCCGTAACAGCGTGACCCTGACCTGGCAACCGAACGCACATGAAGGCGGAGCGGCGGTCACCTCCTACATCATCGAGGCTTTCAGGTGAGCTGGCGTACTCTGTAAGAGTCTCCATTCTGTTTGTTTTCCTTTCTACCCAAGATAATATTGTTTCATGCCAGAGGCCACTACAGGGGTCTattcttcattttttattaattcactgTCACTGTCGTCACTGGTCAGCCGTGACAGACGGGGTAATAGCACCGCATGGCTGCCCCGTCCCTGACCCCTTCCCCCCGCTCTACTGTTCCTCACAGTCATGTGAGGGCAGCTACATCCTGTGCTTACATATCACATCCTGCCTCCTACAAGAATCAGTCCCCTCAGGCGGCAACCTACTGCCAGAGAGATCTAAATTAATAGCAACTGTATTGGTGTTCTACAATTGAATTTCAGACATGGACTGGAGGGCTTATTTAAAGGGGATATAGTTTTATGAATTACTGAATTCTATACGTTTAGGTTTCTTGTGGCAGTTTAGTAATTTAGCTTTACTTGACTGCATTCCACACTTTTATTAAGAGGTCTGCAACAGTGCCTGTTATGTAAATGGCCTCAGTTTTGATTAGCTAACCTCTGCATATTGGCGTAGCACACAGTGTTGTTCCTTATGGCAGGCTACGTTTTTGGGCAGTTAAGAGCACAACGTTTTTTTacggaagcccatttccaccactaaaaaaaaaaaaaagtgaattgctAGTTTTTATCTTATGATCCTGACTTTGAtataattctgattttatatctcgTAAATctgaattgatttatttttttgctttcgcAGTTCTGTGAAAGTccaattctgattctgatatgttCTTAGAATTGTTCTTAGATAtaagagtttatatctcacaattctgagtttatttctcagaattgcaactttcatttcatgcaattctgacttaCTTTCTAAGAATTGTAgtttaaatatcacttttttttacttttctcaaTTTGCCagttatatctcgcaattctgactttataactcacagttGCATGTTTATTTCTCAAAATTCAGAACATTTCTAGATGTAAACTCACATTTGTGAGAAataagtcagaattatgagataaaaagtcacagttacctttaaaaatataataataagtggcggaaacaggcttccatagtttTGGCATCATAAcaatttcagaattattttatttcaacatagtttttataaatgtgcttGTTGAACCCGGCTATGCACAATAATGGGGATTCAATGTGTGTGACAGTCATAGCAAAATAATTAACAGTTATTTAATGAAGGTCAATTTTTGGATCTTGCATCTACAGTACCAGTCTCATCTGGTTTATTTCAATTCATTCggtcatttttaacaaattttctGAATTTGATTTTGCTTTCTAGACCAATCGATTAACCATGCTTATTTCATTCTCTTGGCAGGTCTAAtaggatatatttatatataagaaatgcttcagtttttacttttatacaataagttaaaaaaaaatgctttcagctTTAAAGTAGTGTGACAGTAAAAcatggaaattatttattttgtaatgattTGCTGTAATATTATCAAAAAGGccaattatataattagtaattagtGCTATCTCACACAGTATAAATGGGtttgtaatacataaaaaaacaagctttttattttctaaaagagCCCCTCATACAGGGATCATCATATTTGGTGTCCAgggcaaccaaaaaaaaaaaaaataataaaatccttGCACTTGCTTGTTTTAAGTTTTGTTCAGTCTTCTAGAGGATTGTTCATAGAAGCATAGCTTGATAAATATTCTCACTCTGATAGCTGAGGGTCTCAGTATGACATGCTAATGAATTCAAATGTAATCCGCACTGACACTTCTTTAAGCTATTGTAGGCTGGCTGAAATGGGGCTACCTCTAATTACAGAACCAAGGTCCTGCAGTCCTTAGAGGGAGGGCAGACAGCAAACGGGATATTCAGCAACGAGATGTAGAGagccacacacacattttcattctTTCTCTACCTCATATACACACCCTATATCTTTGTCCTCTCCCTTGCCCCCTTGGGTAACAGTTAGCATGGCCCCACATCCTTAAAATTGATTCTCTATCGAATGCTGTGGTGCTTAAAGGGGTGTTTGCTATACACTTTCCTTCCCTGAGGTGCTGTGGAACAAGTACGGAGAGCTGGGAAAGCGAGGTGGAGAAGAACTGAGATTGAGGGTGAGGAGGTTTTAGGCTGATGACACCTCGATACAGGGGGATAAAGGTTCATGTTGCGGCCCACTTTTGGAATATATGCATGTTTATGCAGGTGTTTATAAGAGCCCATTGTCTGTTCCTCAGCCTTTCCCTGTTTCTTCCATCCCAGCTGATAGCAAAGTGACCTTGGATTTATCGTTCCTATCGGTGGGCTGCTGAAGGAATATTTATGAGGTTCCCAGCATTTATGGCTTGGCCTAATTGTGCAGGTCGAGCTTCTATTGGCTTTGTGTCTGCTGCAGGAGTTGCCACCGGGGGAAAATAAACCTTGAACACACCACACGTGACTGTTGCTCTAAACAAGGATGATGGTTAACCACAGACAAGTGAAGAGGAATATCCCAAAGCCTTTTGGCACAGACAGATGTCATTGTTTATTAGATGGGGATGCATGTTTCAATGAATCTTGCCCACCTGTATGCCACATCTAAGTAGCTCTCTTGATTAATTAAGTTCATATCATGCTTAGGTGTGATctggatgttaaaaaaaaaaaaatcagtgttctTAAATTCTGTACCGTCAATGTTTTCAGTCTGTTTAATAAAATCTCATTTCAGTATCCAAGGTGATTGTTGCATTATGACAAGCCTAGTCTGTGCCATAAATAAATCGATCACCGCAGAGATCTTTTTCTGGTCACGCCAAGCACTGTCAAGCCAAAGGCTACAAGAATAACATCACAGAAGAGCTGGGTCATTAAACAGACACATGTAATGACAGTCAAAAGAGTGCAGATAAACATCTATGACACTGACTTTGCTGTTAAACCCTCCTCTCTCTAATGGTGTGCAACAGCTTAAGGACAAATGTAGgacaaaacatttgtgtattgATGTTTTATTCAGATTAAGCTGTATTAATCTGCCAGTTTTGATACTGTAGAGCGTAAACACGTATGGAATGAACGTTTCTGTAAATGTGATGAATGATTAATGTAGTAATATAATCTCTATAATCTTTTTGTCCGTTTTTTCAGCCAATCAGCGGGCAGTACATGGCAGACGGTTGCAGATTTTGTGAAACTGGAGAAGCACACGGTCACTGGACTGTCTCCGAATACAGTGTACCTGTTCATTGTGCGGGCGGTCAATGCTTACGGCTTGAGTGACCCCAGCCCCATCTCAGAGCCTGTGCGCACACAAGGTCTGTACCCTGGAGACCAATCAATTTTAGGAGATCTTTACAAATCTGTGAACGTGTAATACAGATTATATGTTGTATAACTGTTATTTAAGTATACGAAACAAATTATATGTGAAGAGCAAAATAATAGTGCTTGTTTTTACAGATTATATATTAATCAATTCCTTTCAGTGTGGATAGCATCTAATCATGAAGCATCTTTGcaccaaaagcaaaaaaaataggtttaatatatagtgtgtgtgtatatgtatatgttcatATAGACACACGATTTAAAGATGTTAATTTGAGGTGTTTCTTGTCGTATTTTGCAGATGTCAGTCCTACAGGTCAAGGGGTGGACCATCGGCAGGTGCAGAGGGAGCTGGGAGAGATGGCTGTGCAGCTTCACGAACCCGCCCTGCTGACAGCATCCAGCGTGAAGATCAGCTGGAACGTGAGTGCTGCTAATATCTGCCCTCCAAATCAGCCCCTCGCCGGCCTTATGATTCTCCTGCCGCCTCACTTTATCTCATTTTTCTGTCTCGGTCTCCCTCTCCCCATCTGTCAGGTCGATCGTCAGTCTCAGTACATCCAGGGTTATCGTTTGCTTTATCGTCCTGTCGGCGGCTCCTGGTCCCAGCAGGAAGTGAAAGCTGCAACAGAGCGTAGCGCTGTCATCGCTAACCTGCTCAGAGGCACGGAGTACGAGATTAAAATACGACCCTACTTTAACGAGTTCCAGGGCATGGACAGCCGCCTGCTGACGTTTCGCACGCCAGAAGAGGGTGAGATATCTGCAGCCCTTTCAGTTTCCATTCGATGCACTTCAATTTAATTTCGTTCTAATCAATTCAATTCGGGTTCATTCAGCCCAGCCCGACTCAATTCTATTCTGTTGTACATAATATGAAGATGAATCGCTTCATTCAAGCAAATAAAATTATGGAGAGGGCTAATGTAGATTTACTATTAAGGACACTCACTTCTCAAAATGTTAGTTTAATTGAATTCTCTTCCAGTTCCCAGTGCCCCCCCTCGTGCTGTCACCGTGGCAACAGTCAAGCTCAGCAACAGCTCAAGCATCAGTGTATCATGGCAGCCTCCTCCCACTGAGATGCAAAATGGAGTCATCCAAGAGTATAAGGTATTTGCTAGATTGCAAAAGTCATTCAACAAAACATACTTAATATATCCCAACCAGACAAGTTGCAAAAATAAACTTGTGAAAGTAAAAATGCTGATAATGATATGTCACAatacatttagcatattatttgatttgattattaatgtttttaattttttttatcaagtgtaaaTTTATGTCCCACTCATATTTTcttgattaaataaacattacttacaCTATCAGAGGCGGGATTTATAGCATCAACCAATCACAGCCAAACATAATCAGTCATATTGCGATGGAGGCTTTGTTTCCTCTTACATGACTTTCCCCCATTAATACTCAATGACCCCCCAGCAAACTCACTGCACAGGGTTCTGTTAAAACCCAATGGGCTCAGGGGACTCCTGCTGGAACTTTTCCTGCTAGTGTCTTTCTTGGTGTCTTCTGTAGGTGTGAGTCTTACAGGTCAAGGACCAGGTTAGGGCACTTAAGTATTTTTAATTTCAGATCGAATCTCTTTTCAGGTTTGGTGTCTGGGTAACGACTCTCAGACGCGCTACCACATCAATCAGACAGTGGATGGAAGCGTGCTGACAACTTTATTAAAGGGGCTTTTACCCGGCGTGTTGTACCAGGTGGAGGTGGCCGCAGTGACCAGCGCAGGAGTGGGCACACACAGCCAGCCCGTATCTGTGCTTATCAGTGAGTACTCGCTGAAAAACCAGCCGTGACTATTAAACTGAAAGAATTAAAGAGTAGAGTGAGGGGCTTGTGGAGTTGAAGTACTAAAGAATTGTGTAAATTCTCTTTGATTGCTTTTTAAAGTCCCGCTATGAGACTAAATTGCTTAATTCTTTCCAATAAGCCGAGTCCTATTAAGACATTCTGTCTGAGTAACACTTTGATCTTTCTTTGCTCTCTTTTCGTTCTCTCTCTCCTATTCAGAATTGCCCGCAGAGCAGCCTACAGTCACAGGTGGAGGCAGCGAATCTGACGAGAATGTAAGTCTGGCTGAGCAGATCACAGACGTAGTGAAGCAGCCTGCCTTCATCGCAGGCATTGGCGGGGCATGCTGGGTAATCCTTATGGGATTCAGCGTGTGGATCTACTGCAGACGGAAGAAGAGAAAAGAGCTCAGCCATTACACAGCATCATTTGCATACACACCTGCGGGTATGCACGCACATATCACACCAAATGACATTTGACATTAAATGATGATTAAgcggtgttattttagtatttatatactatttagttttaataattttagtatgaAAACTTGTTATATTTCAGGTGCCAAAGCATCTTTAATCTTTtttgtttcagcttttttttttctgttaatggAAATCATTTGTTATGGTCTGAGTTTTAGGTAACAGTCACAACATATTCTTTCATCTCTCTACAGTTGGTTTCCCACATGGAGAAAGTTCCGGACTTAATGGAAGGTAAATGGTACTTTTAGCTCCTTAAGCATTAATTCAGAGTGTAAAAACAGTGACTTTAGTTCATTctatatttattgatatgtctGGATATGTAGGCCTGGTATGATGGGTGCTAACATAGGAAATTACCCGTGGCTGGCTGATTCTTGGCCAACTACCAATCTAGTGCACAATGGGAAAGACTCGGTGAACTGCTGTACATCTAAACATGACACTCCGGAGAGATACTATAATGGTAAGACTCGCTAACACCACCGGCTGTactgttaaattaattttacactAAGTTTCCACAGCACAGAGTCTCATTAATTGAACCTTAATAAATTTACCATCACTTCCTCAGAGGCGGGAATCTCTAATTATCTTAACCAAAGCGAGAAGTACAGCACAGACTCCAATGAAGGCCCCATCTACAGCACCATTGATCCCACCAGCGAGGACCTGCGCAGTTTCTCTGCTCAGTTCTCTCAACATACCACTCCCTACGCCAGCACTCCCATCATGCCTTTCACCAACCAGGCGCCCTGCAGCCCTGAACAAGATGGCAGCCACTGGATGACTCAGCCTGGAACCTCCAATGCTCAGTATGCCCAGCCAGACCGCTCCAAGACTGATAACGGTATCTTTCCAGTCTTATCTGTTCCCTTCAGTGCTAATACGAATGTTGTGCTTGGCTATGttacttaagttttttttatattattatagtactATTACAGtgctttgatttttatattttcagctttcattttaattgtagtcATTTTATGTtcctttgtcatttttattagattttttacatttatatttagctttagtaattttagtgtttaaacttgtttcagttagctgccatgtgaatgtttctatttttctttacattatattttagtttaagtttcctaaaatgtattttacgttttattttttcatttaattgtaactttagttaacaaaaaagaaaagaaaaaaaaagcttaatataGATGCTATTCACAAAACTGCTCGCTTTTTCTTACAGTAAAACAACCAAAGCAGAAGTTGATTGGGAAGCCAGTGAAAACGCCATCTCTCAACTGGATGGATGCGTTGCCGCCTCCACCTCTCTCTGGAGATCTGGACGagtgtgaagaggaagatgataATGAACTAATCCAGGACATGGGGTAACGTTCACTGGAAGGCTGTAGATTTAACTCATTGCTGTTCCAGCTGAACCAGCCTGAAAAATAATGTTAGCGTTATTCAAACTAAAAAGCCACAATTTTGATGCTGATGGTGATTTGACATGTTATTTTATCTTGAGAAAAACTTTAAGCCAGTTAAGTAGGTCAGTTAATAGCTGCCCAGAAAGTGTCTCAATCAGGACTTTGGCAGACAAAACAAACCTcaagtctcacacacacaattcattttagtttttaacttCATTTCCATGTCTTCAAGACGACATCTTTTACCAATTTGCTGGCTAGCTGGGAACATGGCCTTACTTAAGGTTTAAGGTTTTGCTGATTGTTCCAGGAACAGTCTCAGAATTCTCAGGGCCGGAGTGGTTTGATTGCCGTTGACAAGGCTGTATATAGAGGCTAACAAAGTTAGCGATATTCTATCCTCGAATCTGGCCTGTTTCCTCATGATGGCCTGACTGAATTATGTTTTCTTTTCCTG includes the following:
- the robo3 gene encoding roundabout homolog 3 isoform X5, which gives rise to MEFRRTLDALLVAFAIICVSQGSRPRLEDAAPRIVEHPSDLIVSKGEPATLNCKAEGRPTPMVEWYKDGERVETDREDPRSHRMLLPSGSLFFLRIVHGRRSKPDEGVYVCVARNYLGEAVSRNASLEVAILRDDFRQTPSDVVVAAGEPAVMECIPPRGHPEPTISWKRNNVKVNDKDERITIRGGKLMISNTKKSDAGMYVCVGTNMVGEKDSDPAELVVFERPMFVRRPVNQVVLADDTVDFQCEVQGDPTPTIRWRKEEGELPRGRFEIRADNSLRLTQVKAEDEGSYTCLSENSVGKAEASGTLQVHVGPSLPPQIVVRPRDQISAQGRTVTFLCGTKGNPPPAVFWQKEGSQVLLFPSQPPSQSGRFSVSLSGELTITDVHSEDSGYYICQAISVAGSILTKALLEVESTPSDRIPPIIRQGPANQTLAPGTMAQLQCHVMGNPLPSIQWERDGQRILGNDERISLMENGTLQITALQETDSGAYTCVASSLSGETSWSGVLTVKESGGLSVPPVSEPYQLPGPPQKPVVTDVSRNSVTLTWQPNAHEGGAAVTSYIIEAFSQSAGSTWQTVADFVKLEKHTVTGLSPNTVYLFIVRAVNAYGLSDPSPISEPVRTQDVSPTGQGVDHRQVQRELGEMAVQLHEPALLTASSVKISWNVDRQSQYIQGYRLLYRPVGGSWSQQEVKAATERSAVIANLLRGTEYEIKIRPYFNEFQGMDSRLLTFRTPEEVPSAPPRAVTVATVKLSNSSSISVSWQPPPTEMQNGVIQEYKVWCLGNDSQTRYHINQTVDGSVLTTLLKGLLPGVLYQVEVAAVTSAGVGTHSQPVSVLIKLPAEQPTVTGGGSESDENVSLAEQITDVVKQPAFIAGIGGACWVILMGFSVWIYCRRKKRKELSHYTASFAYTPAVGFPHGESSGLNGRPGMMGANIGNYPWLADSWPTTNLVHNGKDSVNCCTSKHDTPERYYNEAGISNYLNQSEKYSTDSNEGPIYSTIDPTSEDLRSFSAQFSQHTTPYASTPIMPFTNQAPCSPEQDGSHWMTQPGTSNAQYAQPDRSKTDNVKQPKQKLIGKPVKTPSLNWMDALPPPPLSGDLDECEEEDDNELIQDMGSDEEEWCPPLPDRTYLMDGVTEDSPVPPPRGEASSPTTSYSHQSTATLTPSPRDDGHCHDIPRLHQLEQPQIARRLPCGPVPVPRAPSPPLTQSNPNLAANQECPDNTVPHRSAHKRDLSQGAAQSVENISNTTPGRVRPSADHTPPGQKSKVKKKASKSGQYRRDILQGDLPPPPEPPPEDEVDCAQVGGFECGQTSLERVGSSHSSMERREQSTPNRKNSSHRRIDAEDDLIPYNKPNFLSRGQMPNNCSTTGSSSSRGSTGSRGHGMGRKKNDEMR